A stretch of Acidobacteriota bacterium DNA encodes these proteins:
- the mreD gene encoding rod shape-determining protein MreD, with protein sequence MKAVRTIAAVVIALMLQSVLARMTGSFRLPVDLVLVAVVTTALLYGRVAGLLGGTLAGLAQDGLVGGVMGIGGMALSLAGFLAGYIGTQFIVTQTIPRFLLFAGATVVHGAVFMGLYQLLGLRQFDQPYLDLTVRALVNAVVGIVLFGLVETLPGLPERWRNRRERRRKVRFH encoded by the coding sequence ATGAAGGCCGTGCGCACCATCGCGGCCGTGGTGATCGCGCTCATGCTGCAGAGCGTGCTGGCTCGGATGACGGGGTCGTTTCGTCTGCCGGTCGATCTGGTCCTGGTGGCGGTGGTCACCACGGCGCTCCTCTACGGCCGGGTTGCCGGATTGCTCGGCGGCACGCTGGCCGGGTTGGCGCAGGATGGGCTGGTCGGCGGCGTGATGGGCATTGGCGGGATGGCGTTGAGCCTGGCGGGATTCCTGGCGGGTTACATCGGGACGCAGTTCATCGTGACGCAGACGATCCCGCGGTTCCTGTTATTTGCCGGCGCAACAGTGGTGCACGGCGCGGTGTTCATGGGGCTCTATCAACTGCTCGGCCTGCGCCAGTTCGACCAGCCGTACCTGGACCTGACGGTGCGGGCCCTGGTCAACGCAGTCGTGGGCATCGTGCTCTTCGGTCTCGTCGAGACCCTGCCGGGCCTGCCCGAACGCTGGCGGAACCGGCGCGAGCGTCGCCGGAAGGTGCGGTTTCACTGA
- a CDS encoding rod shape-determining protein MreC, which yields MALPDTRHRVRYLFIAVMVGHILLISTQVSTRSGVSLLQAALASGLTETQRGAWAVVGAGQAVWDGYVALWGVRADNQRLSQELADLRVQLQQERAASQTVERLRALLDLRARVTWKTTGADVIGGSVSPEFRSIVIDRGSDAGLRRDMPVITPAGLVGRVVWPSAHAATVQLIVDKSAAAAVIVEPSRAQCVVLGNGDGTLRLDYLASSAVVQRGNQVVTAGVDGVYQKGIVVGYVERVGRIVILRPAVDFTSLESVLIVVEPAPQPAPVRPPADAQVRQ from the coding sequence ATGGCCCTTCCCGACACCCGCCACCGCGTCCGCTATCTGTTTATAGCGGTCATGGTGGGTCATATCCTGCTCATCTCGACGCAGGTCAGTACGCGATCCGGCGTGTCGCTGCTGCAGGCGGCGCTGGCGTCCGGACTCACCGAAACGCAGCGGGGCGCCTGGGCCGTTGTCGGCGCCGGGCAGGCCGTCTGGGACGGCTATGTCGCGTTGTGGGGTGTCCGGGCGGACAACCAGCGGCTGAGCCAGGAGTTGGCGGATCTGCGCGTGCAGCTTCAGCAGGAGCGGGCCGCGTCGCAGACCGTGGAGCGTCTGCGGGCGCTGCTGGACCTGCGCGCCCGTGTCACGTGGAAGACGACCGGGGCCGACGTCATCGGCGGCAGCGTGTCGCCTGAGTTCCGGTCGATCGTGATTGATCGCGGCAGCGATGCCGGGCTGCGTCGTGACATGCCGGTGATCACGCCGGCGGGGCTGGTCGGACGCGTGGTGTGGCCCAGCGCGCACGCGGCGACCGTGCAGCTCATCGTGGACAAGAGTGCGGCGGCGGCCGTGATCGTGGAACCGTCCCGGGCACAGTGCGTGGTGCTCGGGAACGGCGATGGCACGCTGAGGCTCGACTACCTGGCGTCTTCCGCCGTTGTGCAGCGGGGCAATCAGGTGGTGACGGCCGGTGTCGACGGTGTCTATCAGAAGGGGATCGTGGTCGGGTACGTCGAGCGGGTCGGCCGGATCGTGATTCTGCGGCCGGCCGTGGATTTCACGAGCCTCGAATCCGTGCTGATCGTCGTCGAGCCGGCGCCCCAGCCAGCGCCGGTGCGTCCGCCGGCAGACGCGCAGGTCAGACAATGA
- a CDS encoding rod shape-determining protein, with translation MLSLFSSDLAIDLGTANTCVYARGRGIVVNEPSIVAINKINGKVEAVGREAKDMLGRTPGNIVAIKPMKDGVIADFEVTEKMLTYFIKKAHNGAMWVRPRIVIGVPSEITQVEKRAVKDSAYRAKASEVHLVEEAMAAAIGAGMPITEPTGNMIVDIGGGTTDIAVISLAGIVYSKAVRVAGNEMDEAIIQYIKRNYNLLIGERTAEQIKMEIGSAFPLEERLTMEIKGRHLIEGVPKTITISDEEVREALAETVNVIIDAVRVALERTPPELSADIVDRGVVMTGGGSMLKNLDKRLREQTGLPVAMAEDPLASVVLGAGKMLSDFNLLRKISID, from the coding sequence CTGTTGTCGTTGTTTTCGAGCGACCTCGCCATTGATCTGGGCACGGCCAACACGTGCGTCTACGCGCGCGGCCGCGGGATCGTGGTGAACGAGCCCTCGATTGTGGCCATCAACAAGATCAACGGTAAGGTCGAAGCCGTCGGCCGCGAGGCCAAGGACATGCTGGGCCGGACGCCCGGCAACATCGTGGCGATCAAACCGATGAAGGATGGCGTGATCGCGGACTTCGAAGTGACCGAGAAGATGCTGACCTACTTCATCAAGAAGGCGCACAACGGCGCCATGTGGGTCAGACCCCGGATCGTCATCGGAGTGCCGTCCGAGATCACCCAGGTGGAGAAGCGCGCCGTCAAGGACAGCGCGTACCGCGCGAAGGCCAGCGAAGTGCATCTGGTCGAGGAAGCGATGGCGGCGGCCATCGGCGCGGGCATGCCCATCACCGAACCGACCGGCAACATGATCGTCGATATCGGCGGCGGCACCACCGACATCGCCGTCATCTCGCTGGCTGGAATCGTCTACAGCAAGGCGGTGCGCGTGGCCGGCAACGAGATGGACGAGGCCATCATTCAGTACATCAAGCGGAACTATAACCTGCTCATCGGGGAGCGGACGGCCGAACAGATCAAGATGGAGATCGGATCGGCCTTCCCCCTCGAAGAGCGTTTGACGATGGAGATCAAAGGCCGGCACCTGATCGAGGGCGTGCCGAAGACCATTACCATCAGCGACGAAGAGGTGCGCGAGGCGCTGGCCGAGACGGTCAACGTGATCATCGACGCCGTGCGCGTGGCGCTCGAGCGGACCCCGCCGGAACTCTCGGCCGACATCGTCGATCGCGGTGTCGTGATGACCGGGGGCGGGTCGATGCTCAAGAACCTCGACAAGCGGCTCCGCGAGCAGACCGGACTGCCGGTGGCGATGGCTGAGGATCCGCTGGCGTCCGTCGTGCTGGGCGCCGGCAAGATGCTCTCGGATTTCAACCTGCTGCGCAAGATCTCCATCGACTGA